The following is a genomic window from Chitinophaga caseinilytica.
AAATCCACCAGGCTGTAAATCGCGATGATCAGCAAAAAGAGGCAGAACATATAAGCGAACAGCGTGATGAATTCCAGGAAGATCCGGGTTTTCTTCACCACCATCACCAGCTTGTCTTTCGACGCTTTATAATACAGCAGCGAGTACCCGCCGTCATCCTCATACACCACATCCGTGACAGGCGTTTCCGCCGCACCGAGTCGGGTCTTGAACGGGAAACTACCGTGATTGGTGACCAGCAGCATCTTGTCGTACACCGCCCAGGAATACTGGTCGGTATTCTCCTGCCCGTCGAGCCGGTTACCGTCGATGAGCAGTTCTGGGTACAGCCTGTCTTGCTGCGCGATCTCGGGCTCCGAGCGGACTTCAAAGAAAAGATATCCCATCGGCCCTTCTCCCCCGATATATTCCTTCTTCCCGATGTAGCTGTAATCGCGGAAGCTGCGCTCGTCGTAGTAAAGGTCTTCTCCCAACACATGCGAAAGGGTGTTGCCCATGATGCGGTTCTGCAGATCGTTGAACGGCACGCCTTCGTTGTTGTAGAGGATTTCGCCTTCGGCGTCGTAGGTATAGAAAAGAACGTTGAAGCGGTTTAAATACCGTGCGAAGTATTTCTCGCGCAGCAAGGCATCGAGCTTGCGGCGGCCTTCGCGGGTGGGCTGGCGGAAAAACGCCTGTGCATCGGGGTCCCGGGCGAGCCGGTCGCCCGCGTCGTTGAGCAGCGTTTCCATATACGGATCGCGCTGTTTGGACAGGTTTTCGGCGACGCGCATGCGCGTGCCCAGTTCTTTCTGGTTGTTGTAATAAACGAGCACTGCCGATGTGGTGACGGTCATCATGAGCATCCACATAATGAACGGCAGCGATGCGGAAGCGTTGCTGAAGCGGTTCTCCAGCCAGTCGAGGATGGCCACGTAAGCCAGGAGCCAGAGCATCAGCACCACCGACGCGCTGAAATCGGGCAGGTTGTAGCGGAACGCGAGCCAGATGAGGCCCACCAGCGCCAGGGAAATGTATTTCGTTTTATACTGGAAATCGGTGAGCTGGTTGAGCAGATAGTTGACGATCTGGGAGAAGAACAGGAAGCTGATGGCGATGAAACCGAGGCTCATGCTGCCGATCACGCTGTATTCGTTGAGGGAGAAAAAGTTGGTTACGTCGTACGAAATCTTGGAGTCGATCACGAGGCTTCGGATGAGATCGAGGAGGAATTGCCCGGCGATGAACATGCCCAGGCCCGCGGCGCCGATGATCACCCATCCCTGCCACTTTTTCCGCAGCACGGGCGGGTGGATGGTACGCACATGCTGGCGGAAGAACAGGATGAGCCAGAACGTGAACAATACGTTGAGGGAAAGGTCGCCCAGGGATTTGAACACATCGTCTTTCGCGTAGATCGTGGGCTGGAAGAGGTTCAGCGTGCCCAGGTCTATCGGGAAGGGATATAAATAGGTAATTACCCGGAACGACAGCACGACCACGAACAGGAAGAGGAACCCGTATATGGGCGTGAGTTTCCGCGCCATGAGGGAGGCGAAGAGATTGATGAAGATGAACACGCAGATGACGCCCAAAGTGAGCAGCAGCACGCTCGCCAGGCTGGGAGCGGCTTCCGATTTGTTGGGATCGTAATGGAGGAAGAACAGGATGTTCTTGTCCAGATCTGCCACGGGAAGCCCGGGCGGTTTGGGCTGGATGGTGTATTCCGGACCGATGGCGGGCCTTCCGTAGAAGGATGCGCCGAGGTAATCGTTGTTGATGGCGTATTCCTCTTTGACGGGGAGGAGCCCTACCAGCCATTTCCCTGCGGCCACGCGGTAATTGAGGACCACGTACCAGCCGTTGGCCATTTTGCGGAAGCTCGCCCCGGGCCGGGTGGCTTCGGGGGCGGGGGGCTCCACGGTGTTGGTGCTCCAGAAAACGAGGTGCATCCGCGTGTCAGCGGAGTCGTAGGCGAACAGGTGGTAGCTTTCGCCGTAGGTCTGTTCGAGGGTTTGGCGGCTGTAATCGCCGCGGAAGAGGCTGTTGACGATGGCCGTGTCTGTCGTCAGTTCCCGGAAATCGGTCTGCCGGCTGCGGATATCGCTTTCCAGGCTGCGCTGGACGCCGTGGGGGGAGGAATAGTAGCTCCAGTAGTTATTGAACAGGAACGCGAAAGTGAACAGCCAGGCCGCGATGATGAGCAGGTAGCCGTTCCGCAGGAAGAATAGCCGTATTTCCTTGATATCCAGCATGTCTGTTATTCGCCTTCCTTGATTTTATTCCAGAGGCCGTCCATTTCGGCGAGGTCCATATCGGTGAGTTTGCGGCCCTGAGCGCCGGCCATTTCCTCCATGCCGCGGAACCGGCGGATGAAT
Proteins encoded in this region:
- a CDS encoding HAMP domain-containing sensor histidine kinase → MLDIKEIRLFFLRNGYLLIIAAWLFTFAFLFNNYWSYYSSPHGVQRSLESDIRSRQTDFRELTTDTAIVNSLFRGDYSRQTLEQTYGESYHLFAYDSADTRMHLVFWSTNTVEPPAPEATRPGASFRKMANGWYVVLNYRVAAGKWLVGLLPVKEEYAINNDYLGASFYGRPAIGPEYTIQPKPPGLPVADLDKNILFFLHYDPNKSEAAPSLASVLLLTLGVICVFIFINLFASLMARKLTPIYGFLFLFVVVLSFRVITYLYPFPIDLGTLNLFQPTIYAKDDVFKSLGDLSLNVLFTFWLILFFRQHVRTIHPPVLRKKWQGWVIIGAAGLGMFIAGQFLLDLIRSLVIDSKISYDVTNFFSLNEYSVIGSMSLGFIAISFLFFSQIVNYLLNQLTDFQYKTKYISLALVGLIWLAFRYNLPDFSASVVLMLWLLAYVAILDWLENRFSNASASLPFIMWMLMMTVTTSAVLVYYNNQKELGTRMRVAENLSKQRDPYMETLLNDAGDRLARDPDAQAFFRQPTREGRRKLDALLREKYFARYLNRFNVLFYTYDAEGEILYNNEGVPFNDLQNRIMGNTLSHVLGEDLYYDERSFRDYSYIGKKEYIGGEGPMGYLFFEVRSEPEIAQQDRLYPELLIDGNRLDGQENTDQYSWAVYDKMLLVTNHGSFPFKTRLGAAETPVTDVVYEDDGGYSLLYYKASKDKLVMVVKKTRIFLEFITLFAYMFCLFLLIIAIYSLVDLLVRARLQVASLRTMLNFSIRTKVQTTIIFAVAFSFLALGLATILFFINRYRAENAQKLSETVQSIGKDMEEVFYNHRQFDEMGMIYDSIFSSRLSVAVGDIAREHNVDINIYDTGGRLQLTTQPLMIEKGLLSPGINPMAYYELAQRSRIQFIQEEKIGRMRYISSYVPMRSQGEVFAYLNVPYFATENELRQQISTFLVALITINAFIFLMAGILVLLISNTITKSFSLITEKLRSVNLGQHNEAISWDNNDEIGLLVNEYNKMVQKLEVSAAMLAKSEREGAWREMARQVAHEIKNPLTPMKLSIQYLQRAIANDSPDVKALSRNVANTLVEQIEHLSNIASDFAAFAHITKVNNEVFSLSEVLQSLTSLYMSSPECHIYFGRQDKPYLIDADKTQINRVFTNLLQNAIQAIPEGQEGHVAISMKEEGPHWVVVEVIDNGAGITTEAQEKIFVPNFTTKSSGTGLGLAMSKNIVEQAGGEIWFKTSPGMGTTFFVRLPLVADQLNLPYA